The segment TTATTCTTGCTTGGCTTGTTGCTCAACTTACCAAGATACCACGAACGATTTTTGCACTTATTTTGTATTCTCCATCTTTAACTGCTGGTGTGACGATGACCGTTGTTTGGCGTGTGTTGTTCAACGGTGATCAGCAAGGTTATCTGAATGCGTTATTGTTGAACCTTGGATTAATAGATAAACCAGTTCAATGGTTGCAGTCACCTCAACATCTTATGGATATTATGATTATTGTTTCCTTGTGGAGTAGTATGGGTGTCGGATTCCTTGCTATGCTTGCTGGTATATTGAATATCGATGAACAATTGTACGAAGCAGCATATATAGATGGGATAAAGAATAGATTACAAGAGATTATATACGTTACGATTCCTGCTATGAAACCTCAGATGCTCTTTGGTGCTGTTATGTCGATAGTTAATACATTTACATCAGCTGGTATCGGTGTTGCCTTGTCCGGTTCCAATCCAACACCGCAGTACGCAGGGCAATTGATAGTTAACCATATAGAAGATTACGGCTTTTTACGTTACGAAATGGGATACGCTGCTGCTTTATCAGTTGTTTTGTTACTTATAATCTGGTTCTTCTCTCGTGTAGCATGGCGTTTGTTCGGTGAAAGGTAGGGATGGTCGATGGCAAAGTTTACGACTAAAACAAATCCAAGGTACTTTCACAAAAGTCAATTAAAGTTCTATTTCATACTGGCACCTATCGCTTTGTTTATGACGTTGCCGATAATTTTTATCTTCTCGCAAGCTTTCAAACCTCTCGATGAATTATTTTTGTATCCACCGAGGTTCTTTGTTAGAAGACCGACGCTTGATAATTTTTACCAACTCTTTGCCCTGACAAGAACATCCAATATTCCAGTAAGTAGGTATCTTATGAACAGTATACTCACGGCATTTTTCACCGTGCTTTTCACAATAATCATATCTGTTTTCGCTGGTTACACACTTTCCAAGAAACATTTCAAGGCTAAGGGAGTAATCTTCACCATAAATAACCTTGCTCTTATGTTCGTTCCGATAGCGGTTATTATTCCAAGGTATTTTATAATTCAAAGTCTTGGACTTATAGATACGTTCATAATAAATATTTTATCGTTACTTGCCATGCCAATAGGTGTCTTCCTTGTGAAACAATTCATCGACCAGATACCAGATGCGCTTATCGATGCCGCCTTGGTCGATGGAGCCAACGATTTCCATATAATATTCAATATCATAATCCCTCTTCTCAAACCTGCAATCTCAACAGTAGGGATTCTCGCTTTCCAAGTTGCTTGGAATAGTGCCGAAGCCTCAACGTATTACATAAACAACGAAAATCTCAGAACATTTGCATTTTACGTATCGAATTTAACTCAAGCAACGGGAAACACTATAGCAGGTCAAGGTATCTCAGCAGCAGCTGGTTTAATCATGTTCGTACCGAATTTGATATTGTTCATAGTTATGCAATCAAGAGTTATGAATACAATGGCTTACAGTGGATTAAAGTAGTAGGTCATAGCAATGGAAGGTGATATAGGAAATGAAAGCGAAGGTTCTCTTATCTTTTTTAATCTCTTTGATCTTTTTATCCACAGTGTTCGGTGTAGATAGTACATTCTTAACTTACACACTTACCGGTAATAACAATTGGAAGATTACACAAGATGCCTATCTTGTGAGTGAAGTGTTGTTTAAAGATTTTGATCTTTATTATCCTGAGGATTTATTTATCAAAGGTTCTAAGATGTATATCGCCGATTCAGGTAACGCTCGTATCGTTGTTTTGGATATGAACACTATGGAAATTAGTACCATAGGTGATATGGCACTGTGGCAACCAACAGGTATATTCGTAACAGATGAATATGTGTATGTTGCTGATCCGGGAAGTTCCGAAGTAGTTGTCTTTACGCTTACAGGTGAGGAAGTGAAAAGAATAGGTAGACCTACGAATCCACTCTTCGGTGAGACAGCTAATTACAAACCAAAGAAATTAGTCGTAGATAAAAGAGGCAATTTGTACATCGTTAGCGAAGGTACTTTTGAAGGAATTATACAACTTGATAAAGATGGACAGTTTCTTGGATACTTCGGTAGTAATACCGTTGGTTTAACATTTTTAGATAAATTCATAGATTTATTTTACACGAAAGAGCAAAAGGCAAAGTTGTTGAATAGAATTCCTAAACCATATACAAATATCACTATCGATGACAAAGGTTTGATATACACCGTAACACAGAAGGAATCTGGTAATGCAATAAAAAGGCACAACACTATCGGTATAAATGTACTGTCAGCTTCTCGTGATAGAAAGATGATCGATGAAGATAATTTCATCGATATAGCTGTTGATAAAGATGGGAGAATGTACGCATTAACGGAAACCGGTTTGATTTACGAATATGATCAGGAAGGTAACCTTATCTTTTCGTTCGGTGGACGCGCAATAGCAACTGAACGAAATGGACTCTTTTCCGTAGCTGTAGCTATAACAACTGATGAAAATGGGAATTTGTACGTGCTTGATAGAGAAAGAGGCCTTGTCCACATATTTGTACCAACAGAATATGCGAATATACTCCACAAAGCGTTGAATTTATATGAAGAAGGTAAGTACTTAGAAAGTAAGAAGTACTGGGAACAAGTAATGACCTATGATGGATATTCAAAGATCGCACACCATGGACTGGGTAAAGCATACTTTCAAGAAGGAGATTACAATAGAGCAGCTTTGCATTTCAAAGAAGCATTTTCACGTAGAGATTACTCCGATGCATTTTGGGAATTGAGGAATATGTTTTTGCAAAATCATATGGGGTTGATACTCTTTGTTTTCTTACTGATTATCATTCTATTCGTACTCATCGACTGGCTATCAAGAACCGGGAAACTTAGCGTAAAGGTAAAGGTAAAATCAAAGCTCATTTCAGATATTTTATACATGAAAAATATTCTAAAACATCCGTTAGATACGTTTTACTATATCCAAAAGAAAAGGCACGGTTCTGTGTTATCAGCTTCGATTATTTATTTGTTGTTCTTGATTGTTGTACTATTCGATTACTTCGGCAGGAGTTTTATATTCAATTTGAACACAAATGAGAGAAGTG is part of the Fervidobacterium gondwanense DSM 13020 genome and harbors:
- a CDS encoding YIP1 family protein; translation: MKAKVLLSFLISLIFLSTVFGVDSTFLTYTLTGNNNWKITQDAYLVSEVLFKDFDLYYPEDLFIKGSKMYIADSGNARIVVLDMNTMEISTIGDMALWQPTGIFVTDEYVYVADPGSSEVVVFTLTGEEVKRIGRPTNPLFGETANYKPKKLVVDKRGNLYIVSEGTFEGIIQLDKDGQFLGYFGSNTVGLTFLDKFIDLFYTKEQKAKLLNRIPKPYTNITIDDKGLIYTVTQKESGNAIKRHNTIGINVLSASRDRKMIDEDNFIDIAVDKDGRMYALTETGLIYEYDQEGNLIFSFGGRAIATERNGLFSVAVAITTDENGNLYVLDRERGLVHIFVPTEYANILHKALNLYEEGKYLESKKYWEQVMTYDGYSKIAHHGLGKAYFQEGDYNRAALHFKEAFSRRDYSDAFWELRNMFLQNHMGLILFVFLLIIILFVLIDWLSRTGKLSVKVKVKSKLISDILYMKNILKHPLDTFYYIQKKRHGSVLSASIIYLLFLIVVLFDYFGRSFIFNLNTNERSVGFVILTAAAPVGLWVISNWLVSSINDGKGTLRDIYIFTAYTFAPYILFQPLVILSTYILTYNETFLIDFASLIIISWVGVLLFTGVKEIHDYNIRNTIKSILLTLGWIFVMILIYSIVYMLWDQLTETAFGIVQEVLYRVRISR
- a CDS encoding carbohydrate ABC transporter permease — protein: MAKFTTKTNPRYFHKSQLKFYFILAPIALFMTLPIIFIFSQAFKPLDELFLYPPRFFVRRPTLDNFYQLFALTRTSNIPVSRYLMNSILTAFFTVLFTIIISVFAGYTLSKKHFKAKGVIFTINNLALMFVPIAVIIPRYFIIQSLGLIDTFIINILSLLAMPIGVFLVKQFIDQIPDALIDAALVDGANDFHIIFNIIIPLLKPAISTVGILAFQVAWNSAEASTYYINNENLRTFAFYVSNLTQATGNTIAGQGISAAAGLIMFVPNLILFIVMQSRVMNTMAYSGLK
- a CDS encoding carbohydrate ABC transporter permease, with translation MVTKIPKRRSNHWLLLSPYLTLFTIFIVLPVAVAIFLSFTYFNAIEKPRWIGIQNYIILLTRDDIFMQKVLPNTIKYALIVGVGGYILSFILAWLVAQLTKIPRTIFALILYSPSLTAGVTMTVVWRVLFNGDQQGYLNALLLNLGLIDKPVQWLQSPQHLMDIMIIVSLWSSMGVGFLAMLAGILNIDEQLYEAAYIDGIKNRLQEIIYVTIPAMKPQMLFGAVMSIVNTFTSAGIGVALSGSNPTPQYAGQLIVNHIEDYGFLRYEMGYAAALSVVLLLIIWFFSRVAWRLFGER